The Anopheles coluzzii chromosome 2, AcolN3, whole genome shotgun sequence genome window below encodes:
- the LOC125906928 gene encoding uncharacterized protein LOC125906928: protein MSKEIVSSSGVAHGSNIGPLLFILFINDVTLALPPDSISLFADDAKFFAPIHNTGDCTLLQDGIEIFCSWCKRNGLTICIEKCYCVSFSRCRSPVTWTYFMDGTAVNRQNHAKDLGVLLDSSLNFKQHIDVVVVRGNQLLGVVIRTTNEFRNPMCIKAVYNCIVRSVLEYSCVVWSPTTASSFADLRRFNVSSRDMPYAYFPGRIAIIFLRMLRGAVF, encoded by the coding sequence ATGTCCAAAGAAATAGTCAGCAGCTCGGGTGTGGCACATGGAAGCAATATTGGCCCGCTTCTCTTCATATTGTTCATCAACGATGTTACCCTCGCTCTACCTCCCGACAGTATCAGTCTGTTTGCCGACGatgcaaaattttttgcgccTATTCACAACACAGGTGATTGTACATTGCTGCAAGACGGCATCGAAATTTTCTGTTCAtggtgcaagcgtaatggactgactatctgcatcgagaaatgctactgtgtgtcttttagtcgatgcaggagcCCAGTGACTTGGACCTACTTCATGGACGGCACTGCAGTTAATCGACAGaatcatgccaaagacctgggcgttctgcttgactctagtttgaactttaaacagcatatcgatGTCGTTGTAGTcagaggaaatcaattacttggcgtggttatccggacaactaatgaattccgcaaccccatgtgcatcaaagctgtgtacaactgtatcgttcgttcggttctggaatattcgtgcgtagTCTGGAGCCCAACTACCGCTTCATCATTTGCTGATttgaggcgattcaacgtaagctcacgagatatgccctacgcctacttccctggcaggatcgcaataatcttcctccgtatgctgcgcggtgccgtcttctag
- the LOC125906927 gene encoding uncharacterized protein LOC125906927, whose amino-acid sequence MLKENNNRLSNRHNDNATAKYLSCYYQNVRGLRTKTKEFHLALSEADFDLIALTETWLVDNIPSALLFSNNFSVYRCDRSLSGSSSRGGGVLLAVSNAYESIKLPSRDLSLEYICVRVTCNNAHLYVMVVYIPPQLSSEISTLRSLRDCISGFTLTLKPSDLLFVIGDFNQPSISWSTADPSSSPAYSSITHYEPTARSLAINTFVDGFKFNGLVQLNHINNSHGRMLDLLYANNAAAKLCSPVFPSVVPLVPLDSYHPALDFNIQ is encoded by the coding sequence ATGTTAAAAGAGAATAACAACCGCTTATCTAACCGCCACAATGACAACGCTACCGCTAAGTATTTAAGCTGCTATTATCAAAACGTTAGAGGTTTGCgtactaaaacaaaagaatttcACCTAGCTTTATCGGAGGCTGACTTCGACCTCATCGCCCTCACGGAAACTTGGCTTGTTGACAACATTCCATCTGCTCTTCTCTTCAGCAACAACTTCTCTGTTTACCGCTGTGATCGCTCTCTCAGCGGCTCTAGCTctcgcggtggtggtgttttgctAGCCGTTTCTAACGCATACGAGTCGATAAAATTACCTTCCCGTGATCTTTCTCTCGAGTATATTTGTGTGCGCGTCACCTGCAATAACGCACATCTGTACGTCATGGTAGTATACATTCCACCGCAGCTTAGCTCCGAGATATCGACTCTTCGCTCTCTACGTGATTGTATCAGCGGCTTCACTCTCACACTGAAGCCTTCGGATCTGCTGTTTGTTATTGGCGATTTCAATCAGCCCAGCATAAGCTGGTCCACAGCTGATCCTTCGTCCTCGCCAGCATACTCATCAATCACGCACTATGAACCAACTGCGCGCTCACTGGCCATCAACACCTTTGTGgatggatttaaatttaacggaTTAGTGCAACTTAATCACATCAATAATTCGCACGGACGCATGCTTGACCTGCTCTACGCTAACAATGCTGCAGCTAAATTGTGTTCGCCTGTCTTTCCAAGTGTTGTTCCGCTTGTACCTCTTGACTCCTACCATCCGGCGTTAGACTTCaatatacagtga